A genome region from Thiovulum sp. ES includes the following:
- a CDS encoding sugar phosphate isomerase/epimerase (PFAM: Xylose isomerase-like TIM barrel): MKISISNIIWKKGKNEFAKFIEEVKKNGIFAIELSLNSIFEEPLNMTAKDFQWLEKQLETISVSAIHSLTYTRPDLNIFDNTRNELIEYIKFYIKVANKLGTKNIVFGSAQSRNIKNISKAKADLIFIEFLKELDENLQNNNVFLHIEPLPKTYCNYLNSFLEGVSLLENETFLNIFIQLDIKSIFESDEDIKKIFKYSKYIKHVHASNPNFEILGNEFAEKHKQIKKLLEDVNYSNFVSGEILNKSGDNYPLYLQSALESLKEFYG; the protein is encoded by the coding sequence ATGAAAATATCAATTTCAAATATTATATGGAAAAAAGGAAAAAATGAATTTGCAAAATTCATCGAAGAAGTAAAAAAGAACGGAATTTTTGCAATTGAGTTGTCTTTAAATTCTATATTTGAAGAACCATTGAATATGACGGCAAAAGACTTTCAATGGTTGGAAAAGCAGTTAGAAACTATTTCTGTTTCAGCTATTCATTCACTAACTTATACCAGACCAGATTTAAATATTTTTGACAATACAAGAAATGAACTTATTGAATATATTAAATTCTATATTAAAGTTGCAAATAAACTAGGAACAAAAAACATTGTGTTTGGTTCGGCACAATCAAGAAATATTAAAAATATTTCTAAGGCAAAGGCTGACTTGATTTTTATTGAATTCTTAAAAGAACTTGATGAGAATTTACAAAACAATAATGTGTTTTTGCATATCGAACCACTTCCAAAAACATATTGTAATTATTTAAATAGTTTTCTTGAAGGTGTTTCTCTTTTGGAAAATGAAACTTTCTTAAATATATTTATTCAACTAGATATTAAAAGTATTTTTGAAAGTGATGAAGATATAAAAAAGATATTTAAGTATTCAAAATATATAAAACATGTTCATGCAAGTAATCCAAATTTTGAAATTTTAGGAAATGAGTTTGCTGAAAAACATAAGCAAATAAAAAAATTATTAGAAGATGTGAATTATAGTAATTTTGTTAGTGGTGAAATTTTAAATAAATCTGGCGATAATTATCCATTATATCTTCAAAGTGCATTAGAAAGTTTAAAGGAGTTTTATGGTTAA
- a CDS encoding radical SAM superfamily enzyme (PFAM: Radical SAM superfamily~TIGRFAM: radical SAM additional 4Fe4S-binding domain): protein MNNRFIDQSTNRKNTIVKNNLKFINDFPLFSILEFNITGNCNRDCSFCPVSNPEVYIRSNDAISPELFEKITLDLKEINYSGKILFSAFSEPLLHKEIEKLISTARKNLQNCRIEIVSNGDLVTAKKLKKLYDAGLDTINISMYDGKHQIDIFENMQKESEVPKDFVVLRRRYWENGNYGITISNRAGLIDSNEFRDKNEEKILELPIKEKCFYPFYMILVDLNGDVLLCPHDWKKSVIFGNLQNENILDIWRGKKLETMRKNLSNSNRNFTPCKTCDVLGTVMGKESFKAWNKI, encoded by the coding sequence ATGAATAATAGGTTTATAGATCAAAGCACAAACCGCAAAAATACGATAGTAAAAAATAATTTAAAATTTATAAATGATTTTCCACTTTTCTCCATTCTTGAATTTAATATTACAGGAAATTGTAATCGTGATTGTTCATTTTGCCCTGTTTCAAATCCTGAAGTTTATATAAGAAGTAACGATGCAATTTCACCAGAACTTTTTGAAAAAATTACACTTGATTTAAAAGAAATAAATTACTCTGGAAAAATTCTTTTTTCAGCATTTTCTGAGCCACTTTTACATAAAGAGATCGAAAAACTTATTTCAACTGCAAGAAAAAATTTACAAAATTGTCGAATTGAAATTGTCTCAAACGGAGATTTAGTTACTGCAAAAAAATTAAAAAAATTATATGATGCTGGACTAGACACAATTAATATAAGTATGTATGATGGAAAACATCAAATTGATATTTTTGAAAATATGCAAAAAGAGTCAGAAGTTCCAAAAGATTTTGTCGTTCTTCGTCGCCGATATTGGGAAAATGGAAATTATGGCATTACGATTTCAAACAGAGCTGGTTTAATAGATTCAAATGAATTCCGAGATAAAAATGAAGAAAAAATCTTAGAACTTCCAATCAAAGAGAAATGTTTTTATCCATTTTATATGATTTTGGTTGATTTAAACGGAGATGTTTTACTTTGTCCGCATGATTGGAAAAAAAGTGTGATTTTTGGAAATTTACAAAATGAAAATATTTTGGATATTTGGAGAGGAAAAAAATTAGAAACTATGAGAAAAAACCTATCAAATAGTAATCGAAATTTTACACCTTGCAAAACTTGTGATGTTCTTGGAACAGTTATGGGAAAAGAGAGTTTTAAAGCTTGGAACAAAATATGA
- a CDS encoding GTP cyclohydrolase I (PFAM: GTP cyclohydrolase I~TIGRFAM: GTP cyclohydrolase I), whose product MESGKIEESVKEILHAIGENPAREGLVKTPHRVAKAFGHILGGYTKDPEKILNSALFETTNDEMVVVKNIEFYSMCEHHMLPIIGTASIGYIPNGKVTGLSKLPRVVDVFARRLQIQENMTEQIANAIQNAISPKGVGVVVTARHMCMEMRGVEKCGSQTTTSSYKGDFKLSEVKREFLSQI is encoded by the coding sequence ATGGAGAGTGGTAAAATCGAGGAGTCTGTAAAAGAGATACTCCATGCAATCGGCGAAAATCCTGCACGGGAAGGACTAGTTAAGACACCTCATCGAGTAGCAAAAGCTTTTGGTCATATTCTCGGCGGTTACACTAAAGACCCTGAAAAAATTTTGAATTCTGCTCTTTTTGAAACAACTAATGATGAAATGGTTGTTGTCAAAAACATTGAATTCTACTCTATGTGCGAACACCACATGCTTCCGATTATTGGAACTGCTTCAATCGGCTATATTCCAAACGGTAAAGTAACAGGTCTTTCAAAATTGCCTAGAGTTGTTGATGTTTTTGCACGAAGATTGCAAATTCAGGAAAATATGACTGAACAAATTGCCAATGCAATTCAAAATGCTATCTCTCCAAAAGGTGTCGGAGTTGTGGTAACAGCTCGACATATGTGTATGGAAATGAGGGGAGTTGAAAAGTGCGGAAGCCAAACAACGACTTCATCATACAAAGGGGATTTTAAACTTTCTGAAGTGAAGAGAGAGTTTTTATCTCAAATATAA
- a CDS encoding ankyrin repeat-containing protein — protein MTLTEVLENFTFLNDEQTEKIKNAGFVDGSVDNFSVVEYFIKKGDLESVTTCIENGIDVNSSEQGDFGSSLLHIAIRFGKMEVFLYLIEKGANLDFVDKVGWTPLMESVVDDKAEFGKILVEKGCNKGLINMRGASAQALAQKFGRQDFFSFL, from the coding sequence ATGACTTTAACTGAAGTTTTAGAGAATTTCACATTCTTAAATGACGAACAAACTGAAAAAATTAAAAATGCTGGTTTTGTTGATGGTTCAGTAGATAATTTTTCTGTTGTTGAATATTTCATCAAAAAAGGTGATTTAGAATCTGTAACGACTTGTATTGAAAACGGAATCGATGTAAATAGCAGTGAGCAAGGAGATTTTGGTTCTTCACTTCTTCACATCGCTATCCGATTTGGCAAAATGGAAGTTTTCCTTTACCTCATCGAAAAAGGTGCTAATCTAGACTTTGTTGATAAAGTTGGCTGGACTCCACTCATGGAATCTGTTGTTGATGACAAAGCTGAATTTGGAAAAATTCTTGTTGAAAAAGGTTGTAACAAAGGTCTTATCAACATGAGAGGTGCATCAGCACAAGCACTTGCACAGAAATTCGGGAGACAAGATTTCTTCTCATTCCTTTAA
- a CDS encoding Stage II sporulation protein E (SpoIIE) (PFAM: Stage II sporulation protein E (SpoIIE)), protein MLRQDKQFRSRKDAIANAGFDGGVIYHKRGSHKISFSGAKTSLYIVNNDEVVVTKSDRVNVGFFRTKMEHKFSEETIELLPNTKVYIATDGFPDQFDERLGENYGKKHFQDLIIRIKDLDFPVQRREIKKELEKIIGSKEQIDDITVMGMQF, encoded by the coding sequence ATGCTAAGACAAGATAAACAATTCCGCTCAAGAAAAGATGCAATTGCAAATGCTGGTTTTGATGGTGGAGTTATTTATCACAAACGAGGTTCTCATAAAATATCTTTTTCTGGTGCAAAAACTTCTCTCTATATTGTAAATAACGATGAGGTCGTCGTTACAAAAAGTGATCGTGTAAATGTTGGATTTTTCAGAACAAAAATGGAACACAAATTCTCTGAAGAAACAATAGAACTTTTACCAAATACGAAAGTTTATATTGCAACTGATGGTTTTCCTGACCAATTTGATGAGAGACTTGGCGAAAATTATGGAAAAAAGCATTTTCAGGATTTAATTATCCGAATTAAAGATTTAGATTTTCCTGTTCAACGGAGAGAAATTAAAAAAGAGTTGGAAAAAATTATTGGCTCAAAAGAGCAAATTGATGACATTACTGTTATGGGAATGCAATTTTAA
- a CDS encoding Flagellar hook-basal body complex protein FlgA (TIGRFAM: flagella basal body P-ring formation protein FlgA) — protein sequence MNRIFLFTLFFINSLFSYTLLSDYPFRSNLITSKDIFPNLQKEIFIYKVPENRDKIFISSRDLIDNFKKYGVQLDDGGNRRIRFIRVPDNLDLDRLENFVYDEFSDFYPFMEIENLSVTPKYDIENMPEDYSIIFSRRDLHHSQGYFYLETENHDRIYFKYSLNATIRVLKSSERIRKDEIIDSRNSYLTDMKFERFRSEYVTEDQLGMIQAKTYIPKDRELTSRLVEKMKVVQRGSILKGFIQDGAIYIEVEVTALEDGGIGDEIQVRSFDGKILHGKIINSRYIKVF from the coding sequence ATGAATCGTATTTTTCTCTTCACTCTCTTTTTTATAAATTCTCTATTCTCTTACACACTTTTAAGCGATTACCCATTTCGTTCAAATTTAATTACAAGCAAAGATATTTTTCCAAACTTACAAAAAGAGATTTTTATTTACAAAGTTCCAGAAAATAGGGATAAAATTTTTATAAGCAGTCGCGACCTCATCGACAATTTTAAGAAATATGGTGTTCAGTTAGATGATGGTGGAAATCGTCGTATTCGTTTTATTCGTGTTCCTGATAATTTGGATTTAGACAGATTAGAAAATTTTGTTTATGATGAGTTTAGTGATTTTTATCCATTTATGGAAATTGAGAATCTCTCTGTTACTCCAAAATATGACATTGAAAATATGCCTGAAGATTATTCTATAATTTTTAGTCGCAGAGATTTGCATCACTCTCAAGGTTACTTCTATTTAGAAACAGAGAATCATGACAGAATCTATTTTAAATACTCTCTCAATGCAACTATTCGTGTTCTGAAATCTTCAGAAAGAATCCGAAAAGACGAAATAATCGATTCTAGAAATAGCTATTTGACAGATATGAAATTTGAAAGATTCCGTAGCGAATATGTTACAGAAGACCAACTTGGAATGATTCAAGCAAAAACATATATTCCAAAAGATCGCGAATTAACAAGTAGGCTTGTTGAAAAGATGAAAGTTGTTCAGCGAGGCTCTATCCTTAAAGGATTTATTCAAGATGGAGCTATATATATTGAAGTTGAAGTTACAGCTTTGGAAGATGGCGGAATTGGTGATGAAATTCAAGTACGAAGTTTTGACGGAAAAATTTTACACGGAAAAATCATAAATTCTAGATACATAAAAGTTTTTTAA
- a CDS encoding anthranilate phosphoribosyltransferase (PFAM: Glycosyl transferase family, a/b domain; Glycosyl transferase family, helical bundle domain~TIGRFAM: anthranilate phosphoribosyltransferase), with product MNQIESKELFDKIFSGKMSESEILEILISLHQKGETAEEIAGAMESMSSHSVKVLVDPEFRDKIVDNCGTGGDKSNSFNISTTTSFVLSGAGMSVAKHGNRSITSRSGSADVLEKLGFNFNLSPMQHAVLLQNSGFTFMFAQNHHPAMKWVMPVRKSLPHRTIFNILGPLTNPAGVEKQLVGVFQKELLEPVGKALKLAGKKSGIVVSGDDGLDEVSISANSQYFRFDKGEFGEIVPENYGLKRADISEIRGGDSDENAKILLGILNGEISGAKRDIALLNSAVALWSYREARDIKEGLEMSRESIDSKKALHHFNLSKELSHTI from the coding sequence TTGAATCAGATTGAGAGCAAAGAGCTTTTTGACAAAATTTTTAGCGGAAAAATGAGCGAGAGTGAAATTCTGGAAATTTTAATTTCACTACATCAAAAAGGAGAGACGGCAGAAGAGATTGCGGGAGCTATGGAATCTATGAGTTCGCATTCAGTAAAAGTTCTAGTTGATCCTGAATTTAGAGATAAAATTGTTGATAATTGCGGAACTGGTGGAGATAAAAGCAATAGTTTTAATATTTCAACAACAACATCATTTGTTCTTTCTGGTGCGGGAATGAGTGTTGCAAAACATGGAAATCGAAGTATTACCAGTCGTTCAGGGAGTGCGGATGTTCTTGAAAAATTAGGATTTAATTTCAATCTTTCACCGATGCAACATGCGGTTCTTTTACAAAACAGCGGATTTACATTTATGTTTGCACAAAATCACCACCCTGCGATGAAATGGGTGATGCCTGTTCGGAAATCGCTACCTCATCGAACAATTTTTAATATTCTTGGACCACTCACAAATCCTGCGGGAGTAGAAAAGCAACTTGTTGGAGTTTTCCAAAAAGAGCTTTTAGAACCAGTCGGAAAAGCCTTAAAACTCGCTGGGAAAAAAAGCGGAATCGTTGTTAGTGGAGATGATGGACTCGATGAGGTCTCGATTTCAGCAAATTCACAATATTTTAGATTTGATAAGGGTGAGTTTGGCGAAATTGTTCCTGAAAACTATGGACTAAAACGGGCGGACATTTCTGAAATTCGTGGCGGAGATTCTGATGAAAATGCAAAAATCCTACTCGGAATTCTAAATGGTGAAATCTCTGGAGCAAAACGGGATATTGCTCTTCTCAATTCTGCGGTCGCACTTTGGAGTTACAGAGAAGCAAGAGATATAAAAGAGGGACTTGAGATGAGTCGTGAATCTATTGACTCAAAAAAAGCATTACATCATTTCAACTTATCAAAAGAGCTTTCACACACGATTTAA
- a CDS encoding malate dehydrogenase Mdh (PFAM: lactate/malate dehydrogenase, alpha/beta C-terminal domain; lactate/malate dehydrogenase, NAD binding domain~TIGRFAM: malate dehydrogenase, NAD-dependent), with product MGKGKRVGIVGAGNVGSTVAYSLAVQGACHEIILRDNKVDIAKGKALDMSQAAQSIRSHTVVSVAETMADMKDCDIVVVTAGSPRLPGMSRDDLLLTNANIMKEVALGIKEYSPNAIIVVVSNPLDAMVYVAQKVTGFDRSRVMGMAGVLDSARMAHFIHEKLGYGSGQIRASVMGGHGDDMVPLPRYSTVAGVPLTDLLTDEEISDIVERTRKGGAEIVALLKSGSAYYAPGKATAIMVDAILRDTKQIHPIAVSLEGEYGYDDVVSGVPTMIGVNGAEKVLEVSLDLREKRAFEKSVNSVQSLIDTLNKNNFFGENE from the coding sequence ATGGGAAAAGGAAAACGAGTCGGAATCGTTGGTGCTGGTAATGTTGGTTCAACAGTCGCTTACAGCCTCGCCGTTCAAGGTGCATGTCATGAAATTATTTTAAGAGATAACAAAGTTGATATTGCAAAGGGAAAAGCCCTAGATATGTCTCAAGCTGCTCAAAGTATTAGAAGCCACACAGTTGTTTCAGTTGCGGAAACTATGGCAGATATGAAAGATTGTGATATTGTTGTTGTTACGGCAGGTAGCCCAAGATTACCAGGAATGAGCCGAGATGATTTACTTCTTACAAATGCAAATATTATGAAAGAAGTTGCCCTCGGAATTAAAGAGTATTCACCAAATGCAATTATTGTTGTTGTCTCAAATCCACTTGATGCAATGGTTTATGTGGCACAAAAAGTAACAGGTTTTGACAGAAGTCGAGTTATGGGAATGGCTGGAGTTTTAGATTCTGCAAGAATGGCACACTTTATTCATGAAAAACTTGGTTATGGTAGCGGACAAATTCGTGCATCGGTGATGGGTGGTCATGGAGATGACATGGTTCCACTTCCAAGATATTCTACTGTTGCGGGTGTTCCACTTACTGATTTACTTACTGATGAAGAGATTTCGGATATTGTTGAGAGAACTCGAAAAGGTGGAGCGGAAATTGTTGCACTTTTAAAATCTGGTTCAGCATATTATGCACCTGGAAAAGCAACAGCAATTATGGTTGATGCAATTTTAAGAGATACAAAACAGATTCATCCAATCGCAGTTTCACTTGAGGGTGAGTATGGATACGATGATGTTGTTTCTGGTGTTCCAACAATGATTGGTGTAAATGGTGCGGAAAAAGTTCTTGAAGTTTCACTAGATTTAAGAGAGAAAAGAGCATTTGAAAAATCTGTAAATTCAGTTCAAAGTCTAATTGATACATTAAATAAAAATAATTTTTTTGGAGAAAACGAGTGA
- a CDS encoding fumarate hydro-lyase, alpha subunit FumA (PFAM: Fumarate hydratase (Fumerase)~TIGRFAM: hydro-lyases, Fe-S type, tartrate/fumarate subfamily, alpha region): MREIQFDEVVKAVKNLIAVTSANLPEDALNALKEAMEKEQSPVSKEVLRQILENAEIASTESRPLCQDTGLAVFFVKVGEDLRIVGGGTLREAINKGTEEGYIESYLRASTCEPFSRENLKEKIGYNLPAIIHFDLVEGDKLDIEYAAKGGGSENVSRAKVFPPAAGKKGVVQFVKEVISDAGGNPCPPLTVGVGIGGTFEKAVISSKHALFRNIGSTNEDSEMAELEKEILTELNKLGVGSMGMGGTETVLAVHIESNPCHIASLPVSVNVQCHSSRHGHITL, translated from the coding sequence GTGAGAGAAATCCAATTCGATGAGGTCGTCAAAGCTGTTAAAAATCTTATTGCCGTTACAAGTGCAAATCTTCCTGAAGATGCTTTAAATGCACTAAAAGAGGCAATGGAGAAAGAGCAATCTCCAGTTTCAAAAGAAGTTCTACGACAAATTTTAGAAAATGCAGAAATTGCATCAACTGAAAGCCGACCACTTTGCCAAGATACTGGTTTAGCTGTTTTCTTTGTGAAAGTTGGTGAAGATTTACGAATTGTTGGCGGAGGAACACTCCGAGAAGCAATTAATAAAGGAACAGAAGAGGGATACATCGAAAGCTATCTTCGTGCTTCAACTTGCGAACCTTTTAGTCGAGAAAATTTGAAAGAGAAAATCGGATACAACTTACCTGCGATTATTCACTTTGATTTAGTTGAGGGTGATAAACTCGATATTGAATATGCTGCAAAAGGTGGTGGTAGCGAAAATGTGAGTCGTGCAAAAGTTTTTCCTCCTGCTGCGGGTAAAAAAGGTGTTGTGCAATTTGTAAAAGAGGTGATTTCTGATGCTGGTGGAAATCCTTGTCCTCCGCTTACTGTTGGTGTTGGAATTGGTGGAACTTTTGAAAAAGCCGTCATTTCATCAAAACATGCACTTTTTAGAAATATTGGAAGCACAAATGAAGATTCTGAAATGGCAGAACTTGAAAAAGAGATTTTGACAGAACTCAATAAATTGGGTGTTGGCTCAATGGGAATGGGAGGAACGGAAACTGTTCTTGCTGTTCATATTGAAAGTAATCCATGCCACATCGCTTCACTTCCTGTTTCTGTAAATGTTCAGTGCCACTCTTCACGACACGGACACATTACACTTTAA
- a CDS encoding Ribbon-helix-helix protein, copG family, with protein sequence MQTTLSYDKVTFTIPRILNQQLENIKKELKVSKSEVLKNAVEEYLQKQEKAKIQKSVELMMSEYKTDKSLTEFTTLDGEDFR encoded by the coding sequence GTGCAAACTACTTTAAGTTATGACAAAGTTACATTTACAATTCCAAGAATTTTAAATCAGCAACTAGAAAATATAAAAAAAGAGTTAAAAGTCTCAAAGTCTGAAGTTTTGAAAAATGCTGTCGAAGAGTATCTTCAAAAACAGGAAAAAGCCAAAATACAAAAAAGTGTAGAACTTATGATGAGCGAATACAAAACTGATAAATCTCTAACAGAATTTACAACTCTTGACGGTGAAGATTTTAGATGA
- a CDS encoding growth inhibitor (PFAM: PemK-like protein) yields the protein MRQKEIWIVNLDPTVGSEIKKKRPAVIVNGDEIGKLPLKIIAPITDFKPHYIAVPWFVKIEPHRQNGLKKISVIDTFQVRSVDEQRLTEKIGEVSESEMEKVKEALKKVFEM from the coding sequence ATGAGACAAAAAGAAATTTGGATTGTAAATCTTGATCCAACAGTTGGAAGTGAAATCAAGAAAAAGAGACCTGCCGTAATTGTCAATGGAGATGAAATTGGGAAACTTCCACTAAAAATAATTGCTCCAATTACAGATTTTAAACCTCACTATATTGCTGTTCCTTGGTTTGTAAAAATAGAACCTCATCGGCAAAATGGACTTAAAAAGATTTCAGTAATTGATACTTTTCAAGTTCGGAGTGTTGATGAACAGAGACTTACTGAAAAGATTGGTGAAGTTTCAGAGAGTGAAATGGAAAAAGTAAAAGAGGCTTTGAAAAAAGTTTTTGAGATGTAA
- a CDS encoding DnaJ-class molecular chaperone with C-terminal Zn finger domain (PFAM: DnaJ domain) — translation MKDYYKILEVDKNSSITDIKLSYRNLAKKYHPDSNGGVDNFTEIMQDINEAYGVLSKEDFRRKYNIEWDKIYGKPKEEPKRKSSQKREEPKRKRNLSEYFWDGSNPQKYETSTYESFEKFKKRILSNTEKGEFEKSVDYKNRLAVVESELLNNFLGEQKVEMTYEADSERFFISINETLKFQIDISIELAQDFKNSVKNFDIRFSKDLEILEISTKFRGQKFLGKGFDRNWNIESRRTHKKYTYKESEKQSNYSKENEPLDKQNKIVLFALLLFFLISVLMNQR, via the coding sequence ATGAAAGATTATTACAAAATTTTAGAAGTTGATAAAAATTCCTCGATTACAGATATTAAATTGTCGTATCGGAATTTGGCAAAAAAGTATCACCCAGACAGTAACGGAGGAGTTGATAATTTCACTGAAATTATGCAAGACATCAACGAGGCTTACGGAGTTTTAAGCAAAGAAGATTTTCGACGAAAATACAATATTGAGTGGGACAAAATTTACGGCAAACCGAAAGAAGAGCCGAAACGGAAAAGTTCTCAAAAAAGAGAAGAGCCAAAAAGAAAACGGAATTTGAGTGAATATTTTTGGGACGGAAGCAATCCACAAAAATATGAAACATCTACATATGAGAGTTTTGAGAAATTCAAAAAACGAATTCTTTCAAATACAGAAAAGGGTGAGTTTGAAAAAAGTGTTGATTACAAAAACCGTTTAGCAGTTGTTGAGAGTGAATTACTGAATAATTTTCTTGGCGAACAAAAAGTTGAGATGACTTATGAAGCTGATAGCGAAAGATTTTTTATCTCAATAAATGAGACTCTCAAATTTCAAATTGATATTTCAATTGAATTGGCACAAGATTTCAAAAACAGTGTGAAAAACTTTGACATTCGTTTCTCAAAAGATTTAGAAATTTTAGAGATTTCAACAAAATTTCGAGGTCAAAAGTTTTTGGGAAAGGGATTTGATAGAAATTGGAATATAGAAAGTAGAAGAACTCACAAGAAATATACTTATAAGGAAAGCGAAAAACAAAGTAATTATTCCAAGGAGAACGAACCCCTAGATAAACAGAACAAAATTGTTCTTTTTGCACTTCTTTTATTTTTTCTTATATCTGTTTTGATGAACCAAAGATAA